One stretch of Halapricum desulfuricans DNA includes these proteins:
- a CDS encoding homoserine kinase has protein sequence MLTVRAPATSANLGSGFDVFGVALSRPADVVRVERADRTTIEVTGAGSQYIPEDPGKNTVGAVAEALDAPAHIKIDKGIRPASGLGSSAASAAAAAVALNELYDRGKTRKELVPIAAKGEAVVSGDAHDDNVAPAILGGFTIATPEGVTQVDADVALVACLPEIVVSTRDARKVVPERTSVDRLIETVGNAATLTAGMYRDDPELIGRGMEDSVVTPARAKLIDGYAEVREAALEAGSTGVTISGAGPGVLAVCREDDQSRVASAMLDAFDDAGVEARAYQTRIGEGATVYKP, from the coding sequence ATGCTGACGGTGCGGGCTCCGGCGACGAGTGCCAACCTGGGGAGCGGCTTCGATGTCTTCGGCGTCGCGCTCTCCCGTCCGGCCGACGTGGTTCGCGTCGAGCGTGCCGACCGGACCACGATCGAGGTGACCGGGGCGGGAAGCCAGTACATCCCCGAGGACCCCGGGAAGAACACGGTCGGCGCAGTCGCCGAGGCGCTCGACGCGCCCGCACACATCAAGATCGACAAGGGCATTCGACCGGCCTCGGGGCTGGGATCATCGGCTGCCAGTGCTGCCGCGGCCGCGGTCGCGCTCAACGAACTCTACGACCGGGGCAAGACCCGCAAAGAGCTGGTGCCGATCGCCGCGAAAGGCGAGGCCGTCGTCTCCGGTGACGCCCACGACGACAACGTCGCGCCGGCGATCCTCGGCGGGTTCACGATCGCGACTCCCGAGGGCGTCACCCAGGTCGACGCCGACGTGGCGCTGGTGGCCTGTCTGCCCGAGATCGTCGTCTCGACGCGTGACGCCCGGAAAGTCGTCCCTGAGCGGACGAGCGTCGACCGACTGATCGAGACCGTGGGCAACGCCGCGACGCTCACCGCGGGCATGTACCGCGACGACCCCGAGTTGATCGGGCGCGGGATGGAGGATTCGGTCGTCACGCCCGCGCGGGCGAAACTCATCGACGGGTACGCCGAGGTCCGCGAGGCAGCCCTCGAGGCCGGCAGCACGGGCGTGACGATCAGCGGTGCCGGACCGGGCGTGCTCGCCGTCTGTCGGGAAGACGATCAGTCCCGGGTCGCCTCGGCGATGCTCGATGCCTTCGATGACGCCGGTGTTGAGGCCCGCGCCTACCAGACTCGGATCGGCGAGGGCGCGACGGTCTACAAACCATAG
- a CDS encoding NAD(P)/FAD-dependent oxidoreductase: MIGVVGGGIAGLAAAYRLQQRGHEVEVFEASEQLGGLAATYETAGDPVEQYYHHLSKSEGTILELAAELGVDVEWRYKSDAFYVDGRIYPMDKPWEILAYPYLSLYDTFRLGMLVSEIDVRGWKPRRDTYDALEDFEDVPIEEFLLEHTTRGVYEYFWEPLLDAKFGSRKQDVSAAWLLGRVKFRGERDLLRGEQLGYVEGSFGRLLEALLEAVGRENITTGARVTELDTSDDAVDSLTVETDDGTATRDVDAAIVAAMPNVLEDLTGYPCEIDFQGTVCAVLSLEQSLTDTYWLNLIDDAPFGVLIEHTNFVSEQRYGGEHLYYLASYVQESDEQLWQSSDDEIEQLWLDGVADLFPHFDRASVNWMEIARNPRTAPVYERGYLDMVVPYDLGEEIAEGVYYAGMASRAQYPERSLDGAIEAGYACADLIAE; the protein is encoded by the coding sequence ATGATCGGCGTCGTCGGCGGCGGGATCGCGGGGCTCGCGGCCGCCTATCGGCTCCAGCAGCGTGGCCACGAGGTCGAAGTCTTCGAGGCCAGCGAGCAACTCGGCGGGCTCGCGGCCACCTACGAGACCGCGGGCGATCCCGTCGAGCAGTACTACCACCACCTCTCGAAGTCCGAAGGGACGATCCTCGAGCTGGCCGCGGAACTGGGCGTCGACGTCGAGTGGCGCTACAAGTCCGACGCCTTCTACGTCGACGGGCGGATCTACCCGATGGACAAACCCTGGGAGATCCTCGCGTACCCGTATCTGAGCCTCTACGACACGTTCCGGCTGGGGATGCTCGTCAGCGAGATCGACGTCCGCGGGTGGAAACCGCGGCGGGACACCTACGACGCCCTCGAAGACTTCGAGGACGTCCCCATCGAGGAGTTCCTGCTCGAGCATACGACTCGCGGCGTCTACGAGTACTTCTGGGAGCCGCTGCTCGACGCGAAGTTCGGCTCCCGAAAGCAGGACGTCTCGGCAGCCTGGCTGCTGGGACGGGTCAAGTTCCGCGGCGAGCGCGACCTCCTGCGCGGCGAGCAACTGGGCTACGTCGAGGGGAGTTTCGGTCGGCTGCTCGAGGCCCTCCTCGAGGCTGTCGGTCGCGAGAACATCACGACCGGCGCGCGAGTGACGGAACTCGACACCAGCGACGACGCGGTCGACTCGCTGACCGTCGAAACCGACGACGGCACGGCCACCCGCGACGTCGACGCCGCGATCGTCGCCGCGATGCCGAACGTCCTCGAGGACCTGACGGGCTATCCCTGCGAGATCGACTTTCAGGGGACCGTCTGTGCGGTCCTCTCGCTCGAGCAGTCGCTGACCGACACCTACTGGCTGAACCTCATCGACGACGCCCCCTTCGGCGTGCTCATCGAGCACACGAACTTCGTCTCCGAACAGCGCTACGGCGGCGAGCACCTCTACTATCTGGCGAGTTACGTTCAGGAGTCCGACGAGCAGCTGTGGCAATCCAGCGACGACGAGATCGAACAGCTGTGGCTCGACGGCGTCGCAGACCTGTTCCCGCACTTCGACCGGGCGTCTGTCAACTGGATGGAGATTGCGCGCAACCCCCGGACGGCCCCCGTCTACGAGCGGGGCTATCTCGATATGGTCGTACCATATGATCTGGGCGAAGAAATCGCCGAGGGCGTCTACTACGCCGGGATGGCCTCCCGCGCGCAGTATCCCGAACGCTCGCTCGACGGCGCGATCGAGGCGGGTTACGCCTGTGCGGATCTCATTGCGGAGTAG
- a CDS encoding DUF6149 family protein: protein MKIRQNVRHWAAKQALTMPVVGEYAVDKLVDIHTSVFLDRAAEDHREDRREYLDAFFEATMDTYVAALEDGYPEAEAREITHIQANFAFYNHGWTEMMEFPSDELDVHYDRYAEFFEAYGIAIEDPLGEFTPEDGLPSAPSTPERLEEPEHPYAEGGFEDDVYVETGDGELVVGGGEEPDEIDVEAAPGVDEEKIEG, encoded by the coding sequence ATGAAGATCCGTCAGAACGTCCGCCACTGGGCCGCGAAGCAGGCGCTGACCATGCCCGTCGTCGGCGAGTACGCCGTCGACAAGCTCGTCGACATCCACACGTCCGTCTTTCTGGACCGGGCCGCCGAAGACCACAGGGAGGACCGGCGGGAGTACCTCGACGCCTTCTTCGAGGCGACGATGGATACCTACGTCGCCGCCCTGGAGGACGGGTATCCCGAAGCCGAGGCCCGCGAGATCACCCACATTCAGGCCAACTTCGCCTTCTACAATCACGGCTGGACCGAGATGATGGAGTTCCCCAGCGACGAACTCGACGTCCACTACGACCGCTACGCCGAGTTCTTCGAGGCCTACGGCATCGCGATCGAAGATCCGCTCGGGGAATTCACACCCGAGGACGGACTCCCGAGCGCGCCCTCGACGCCTGAGCGACTCGAGGAACCAGAACATCCCTACGCCGAGGGCGGGTTCGAGGACGACGTCTACGTCGAGACCGGCGACGGCGAACTCGTTGTCGGCGGCGGCGAGGAGCCCGACGAAATCGACGTCGAGGCCGCGCCCGGCGTGGACGAAGAAAAGATCGAAGGGTAA
- a CDS encoding PQQ-binding-like beta-propeller repeat protein yields MEQLRRREVLAGVGGLGSLVASRIIGPGRPLSSPPTLTTDVSDGIWPQFGHDARRSGYTSDPGPTLPLEKQWRVELDRQPEWVRGSGAGPIVGDHHVYALESDALVALDRDTGTEQWRFHPPVVTEPVSVRGLGTPSLGSGDGPINVGERLAYRDGRVFLEGGQWTEISVLYAIDAESGTMEWAVPGASEPILLGEVLLCSMSFDGSNAALINAQTGRIREKFDAFLRYWPGAFVGHDLSIEAIRAKTDEFGLSNGYRRFDPELVVPTSAGTDIALFQPDFQTPAITTDGLALSAPGQVINGDGDTSQYMAVLDLQNGEFQPLQESGLWNTQVVTDNERWYIVGHGAVVSYRVREPGDGDQIKEWETDISEPVGKPAVTGTALYVPIPDGILALDPASGERLAEQGPGVEATHWKHPAVVAGETLYRRTSDGTLYAYR; encoded by the coding sequence ATGGAACAGCTGCGCCGTCGGGAGGTTCTCGCGGGGGTTGGTGGTCTCGGGAGCCTGGTTGCGAGTAGAATTATCGGACCGGGTAGACCGTTATCGTCGCCACCTACCCTGACGACTGACGTATCAGACGGGATCTGGCCGCAGTTCGGACACGACGCTCGGCGATCCGGATACACGTCGGATCCGGGGCCGACGTTGCCCCTCGAAAAGCAATGGCGAGTCGAACTCGACAGGCAGCCGGAGTGGGTGCGAGGGAGCGGAGCGGGACCGATAGTCGGCGACCACCACGTGTACGCCCTAGAGAGTGACGCGCTCGTCGCACTCGACCGCGATACTGGGACAGAGCAATGGCGGTTCCACCCTCCAGTCGTGACTGAGCCGGTTTCGGTCCGAGGTCTGGGAACGCCGTCGTTGGGGTCCGGCGACGGACCGATCAACGTCGGAGAACGACTCGCGTATCGTGACGGACGCGTCTTTCTCGAAGGGGGACAGTGGACCGAAATCTCAGTATTGTACGCGATCGACGCCGAAAGCGGGACGATGGAGTGGGCGGTACCAGGGGCGAGCGAACCGATCTTGCTCGGAGAGGTGCTGCTCTGTTCGATGTCGTTTGATGGTTCCAATGCGGCGCTCATCAACGCCCAAACTGGCCGGATTCGAGAGAAATTTGACGCGTTTCTGAGGTATTGGCCAGGCGCATTCGTCGGTCACGATTTGTCCATTGAAGCAATAAGGGCGAAGACAGACGAATTCGGCCTGTCGAACGGGTACAGACGGTTCGATCCGGAGCTGGTAGTACCGACCAGTGCCGGTACAGATATTGCTCTCTTTCAGCCGGATTTCCAGACACCGGCGATTACGACCGATGGACTCGCGCTGTCAGCACCCGGTCAAGTGATCAACGGAGATGGGGACACGTCACAGTATATGGCCGTTCTCGACCTTCAAAACGGTGAATTTCAGCCGCTACAGGAGTCCGGACTCTGGAACACGCAGGTAGTAACGGACAACGAACGGTGGTATATCGTCGGCCACGGAGCAGTCGTTTCCTACCGTGTCCGCGAACCCGGAGACGGCGATCAAATCAAGGAGTGGGAAACGGACATCTCGGAACCAGTCGGCAAGCCCGCTGTCACCGGCACGGCGCTGTACGTTCCGATACCCGACGGTATCCTCGCCCTCGATCCCGCGTCCGGTGAGCGGCTGGCCGAACAGGGTCCTGGAGTCGAAGCAACGCACTGGAAGCATCCAGCGGTCGTCGCAGGTGAGACGCTGTACAGACGGACAAGCGACGGCACACTCTATGCATACCGATGA
- a CDS encoding AIR synthase family protein: MVGKLDPEVLDAHVLSRTGAPDERVTLGPATGEDAAAIDLGTDSLVVSSDPVSLAAEAAGTLGVPVATNDVAATGAEPAWLTSTVFLPDDDPERLDALTAQLDRAARELDVAIVGGHAEVLDDLSRPLLSLTAMGRTDDPIATGGARAGDDLLLTGGAAIEGTAILATDFRDALDSVPAETLDRAAGFFEEISVLEAARALWPTATGLHDPTEGGVLAGVYEIAQAADATVELDRSAVPIRPATRAICDAMGVDPLRIFGSGALLATVDPDDSERALDALTDAGIEAGVVGTVQAGEPVVRIDGETIDSQPRDDCYPLWE, from the coding sequence ATGGTCGGGAAACTCGACCCCGAAGTACTCGACGCGCACGTTCTCTCGCGGACCGGCGCGCCAGACGAGCGGGTCACGCTCGGCCCGGCGACCGGCGAGGACGCCGCGGCGATCGACCTCGGAACCGACTCGCTGGTGGTCAGTTCCGACCCCGTCTCGCTGGCCGCCGAGGCCGCCGGGACCCTCGGGGTGCCCGTCGCGACTAACGACGTCGCCGCGACCGGGGCCGAGCCGGCGTGGCTCACCAGCACGGTCTTTCTGCCCGATGACGATCCCGAGCGACTCGACGCGCTGACGGCACAACTCGACCGGGCCGCTCGCGAACTGGACGTGGCGATCGTCGGCGGCCACGCCGAGGTGCTGGACGACCTCTCGCGGCCGCTCCTCTCGCTGACGGCGATGGGCCGGACCGACGACCCCATTGCGACGGGCGGCGCGCGGGCGGGCGACGACCTGCTGTTGACTGGCGGGGCCGCCATCGAGGGGACGGCCATCCTCGCGACCGACTTCCGCGACGCGCTCGACTCGGTGCCCGCCGAGACGCTCGACCGCGCTGCGGGATTTTTCGAGGAGATCAGCGTCCTCGAGGCCGCGCGGGCGCTGTGGCCGACCGCGACCGGCCTCCACGACCCGACGGAGGGCGGCGTCCTCGCAGGGGTATACGAGATCGCGCAGGCCGCCGACGCGACCGTCGAACTCGACCGGTCCGCGGTGCCGATCCGCCCGGCGACGCGGGCGATCTGTGACGCGATGGGCGTCGATCCGCTCCGGATCTTCGGTTCGGGCGCGCTGCTTGCGACGGTCGACCCGGACGACAGCGAGCGCGCGCTCGACGCACTGACCGATGCGGGGATCGAGGCGGGGGTCGTCGGCACCGTACAGGCGGGCGAACCGGTCGTTCGGATCGACGGCGAGACGATCGACTCACAGCCGCGGGACGACTGTTACCCGCTCTGGGAGTAA
- a CDS encoding TVP38/TMEM64 family protein → MDRPVRIFADARSRRTTLLAIAVVLAVLIGGSIALRGHVAWLTDPDATRSFVAEFGPLAPIAFVLLQAAQVVFAPVPGQVLAVASGWLFGLFWGTVYSVVGATLGSYVVFRVARRYGRPFVERAIDPAALALFDGFSERRGYLVLAVLFIVPGMPDDVICFVAGTTRLDIKRMTVIVALGRVPGYLLANAIGASLAAQLYAEATVLLLALVAASALVYWYRDAVFDRLLATVR, encoded by the coding sequence ATGGATCGGCCCGTGCGGATCTTCGCCGACGCCCGCAGTCGACGGACGACGCTGCTCGCGATCGCAGTCGTCCTCGCGGTGCTGATCGGCGGCTCGATAGCGCTCCGAGGGCATGTCGCCTGGCTCACGGACCCGGACGCGACCCGGTCGTTCGTCGCGGAGTTCGGCCCGCTCGCACCGATCGCGTTCGTCCTGTTGCAGGCCGCACAGGTCGTGTTCGCGCCCGTCCCGGGGCAGGTGCTTGCGGTCGCGAGCGGCTGGCTGTTCGGGCTCTTCTGGGGGACGGTCTACAGCGTCGTCGGGGCGACGCTCGGGAGTTACGTCGTGTTCCGGGTGGCGCGTCGCTACGGCCGGCCGTTCGTCGAGCGGGCGATCGATCCGGCCGCGCTCGCCCTGTTCGACGGCTTCTCCGAACGGCGCGGGTATCTGGTGTTGGCCGTGCTGTTCATCGTTCCCGGGATGCCAGACGACGTGATCTGTTTTGTCGCCGGGACGACCCGGCTCGACATCAAGCGAATGACGGTGATCGTCGCACTCGGGCGCGTTCCGGGATACCTGCTCGCCAACGCCATCGGCGCGTCGCTTGCGGCCCAGCTCTACGCCGAGGCGACGGTGCTTCTGCTGGCTCTGGTGGCCGCCTCGGCACTCGTCTACTGGTACCGTGACGCGGTGTTCGACCGACTGCTCGCGACGGTGCGGTAG
- a CDS encoding class 1 fructose-bisphosphatase: MNTIDRIERAVRETSHYVKRNLGTHAGKRGQTNPSDEVQTDADVWSDDLFFDALAPLDDVGSYTSEERSETVDCGEGYAIAIDPLDGSGNLASNNSVGTIVGVYDRPLPASGRDLVAAMMVLHGPYTTMTVARADSDVVQEYLLRDGHNERRGVFELPEDYAVVGIAGKPIDRSEAVNALAEDLQRDLKLRYGGATVADLAQVLEYGGLFGYPKSEVYPEGKLRIHFEAAPLAYLVEAAGGDSSDGRKSLLDVEPDGLHARTPTFLGNAELIEEVEAALGED, encoded by the coding sequence ATGAACACGATCGATCGGATCGAACGCGCGGTCCGCGAGACCTCACACTACGTGAAGCGCAACCTCGGCACGCACGCGGGCAAGCGCGGCCAGACCAATCCCAGCGACGAGGTACAGACCGACGCCGACGTGTGGTCTGACGACCTGTTTTTCGACGCGCTCGCGCCGCTGGACGACGTCGGCAGCTACACCAGCGAGGAGCGCTCGGAGACCGTCGATTGCGGCGAGGGCTACGCGATCGCGATCGACCCGCTGGACGGGTCGGGCAACCTCGCGTCGAACAACTCCGTCGGGACGATCGTCGGCGTCTACGATCGACCGCTCCCCGCCAGCGGCCGGGACCTCGTCGCGGCGATGATGGTCCTGCACGGCCCCTACACGACGATGACCGTCGCGCGGGCCGACAGCGACGTCGTCCAGGAGTACTTGCTCCGGGACGGCCACAACGAGCGCCGGGGCGTCTTCGAGTTGCCCGAGGACTACGCCGTCGTCGGGATCGCGGGCAAGCCGATCGACCGCTCGGAGGCGGTCAACGCCCTCGCCGAGGACCTGCAACGCGACCTCAAACTCCGGTATGGCGGTGCGACCGTCGCAGACCTCGCACAAGTTCTCGAGTACGGCGGCCTCTTCGGGTACCCGAAGTCGGAGGTGTATCCAGAGGGCAAGCTCCGGATCCACTTCGAGGCCGCGCCGCTGGCGTATCTCGTCGAGGCGGCCGGCGGCGACTCCAGCGACGGGCGGAAGTCGCTGCTCGATGTCGAACCCGACGGGCTGCACGCCCGGACGCCGACGTTTCTGGGCAACGCCGAACTGATAGAGGAGGTCGAAGCCGCGCTCGGCGAGGACTAG
- a CDS encoding DUF1405 domain-containing protein yields MSGAGIGRRIERVVARQFGGRVPNAERLPRYVAPLPEWLEDVGLRLAWPIVAINLVGTLFGFWYYAGQPTALAVGGQLDAAPVAAWPLIPDSPVATLFIALSLAAWRLDLDADWLHALAFFGCIKLGLWTPYVQLALNGPGGIELWLYVFLIVSHLAMALEAFLIHRYARFAVRSVAVAVAWYAFNDVVDYFWPVFDGPHHTWLRAEPLVTTAAGVAPDHTVPAHDFAAAWAVLLTVLATFLALATRVEKLRTRLDDREA; encoded by the coding sequence ATGTCCGGGGCCGGTATCGGTCGTCGTATCGAGCGGGTCGTCGCGCGACAGTTCGGGGGTCGAGTGCCGAACGCCGAAAGGCTGCCCCGGTACGTCGCGCCGCTGCCGGAGTGGCTCGAGGACGTCGGGTTGCGGCTGGCGTGGCCGATCGTCGCGATCAACCTCGTGGGGACGCTGTTCGGCTTCTGGTACTACGCCGGCCAGCCGACGGCGCTCGCCGTGGGCGGGCAACTCGACGCCGCGCCGGTCGCCGCCTGGCCGCTGATCCCCGACAGCCCGGTCGCGACGCTTTTCATCGCGCTGTCGCTCGCGGCCTGGCGGCTCGACCTCGACGCGGACTGGCTGCACGCGCTGGCGTTTTTCGGCTGTATCAAGCTCGGGCTGTGGACACCGTACGTCCAGCTCGCGCTGAACGGCCCGGGCGGGATCGAACTGTGGCTGTACGTCTTCCTGATCGTGAGCCACCTCGCGATGGCGCTAGAAGCGTTTCTCATCCACCGCTACGCACGCTTCGCCGTCCGCTCGGTCGCGGTGGCGGTCGCGTGGTACGCGTTCAACGACGTGGTCGATTACTTCTGGCCGGTCTTTGACGGCCCCCATCACACCTGGCTGCGGGCCGAACCGCTCGTGACGACCGCCGCGGGAGTAGCCCCCGATCACACCGTCCCGGCCCACGATTTCGCAGCGGCCTGGGCCGTCCTGCTGACCGTCCTTGCGACTTTTCTCGCACTGGCGACCCGCGTCGAGAAACTGCGGACGCGACTCGACGACCGGGAAGCTTGA
- a CDS encoding NAD(P)/FAD-dependent oxidoreductase: protein MTTSHVILGDGIAGSSAAETIRETDPEADVTVVTEEGEALYNRILIKEFAKGKLPEAPVSIHEPNWYDDRDIDLELNTHVTGVDTDDRTVHTHDSGTYGYDKLLIATGGTPLQLPVENADAEGIHHFWTFQDARKIREHAAEAETGVVIGAGLLGIDLAAICGAQGVDAKYLMRGNRWWRYALSLDGAEIIHRALEEMGVEPIFESGLDHFEADETGHVSGVVDTNGVTHEAEFVGIAVGLDYNTEYLEGTAVEVDDGVLVDQYMGTNVEDVYAAGDITRYYDVILEDRTQNGSWGSAKEQGVVAGKNMATDEATSEFRYVPSYSITHFDFPFLSFGHPTIGEEEAERKYSDDEWRRLTFKNGKLIGGVLIGDLSQQSTFKKIIRQERPVADQKEALLEREVDLDALAPSPIE, encoded by the coding sequence ATGACCACGTCGCACGTGATCCTCGGCGACGGGATCGCGGGGAGTTCCGCGGCAGAGACGATCCGCGAGACGGACCCAGAGGCCGACGTCACCGTCGTCACCGAGGAAGGCGAGGCGCTGTACAACCGGATCCTCATCAAGGAGTTCGCGAAGGGCAAGTTGCCCGAAGCGCCGGTGTCGATCCACGAACCCAACTGGTACGACGATCGGGATATCGACCTCGAACTCAACACGCATGTCACTGGCGTCGACACCGACGACAGGACCGTCCACACCCACGACAGCGGGACCTACGGGTACGACAAGCTCCTGATCGCGACGGGCGGAACGCCGCTGCAACTCCCCGTCGAGAACGCCGACGCCGAGGGAATCCACCACTTCTGGACGTTTCAGGACGCCCGGAAGATCCGAGAACACGCCGCCGAGGCCGAGACAGGCGTCGTCATCGGGGCGGGCCTGCTCGGGATCGATCTGGCCGCGATCTGTGGCGCGCAGGGCGTCGACGCGAAGTACCTCATGCGGGGCAACCGCTGGTGGCGCTACGCGCTGAGCCTCGACGGCGCGGAGATCATCCACCGCGCGCTCGAAGAGATGGGCGTCGAACCGATCTTCGAGAGCGGACTGGACCACTTCGAGGCCGACGAGACCGGCCACGTCAGCGGCGTCGTCGACACTAACGGCGTCACTCACGAGGCGGAGTTCGTCGGGATCGCCGTCGGGCTCGATTACAACACGGAGTACCTCGAAGGCACGGCGGTCGAGGTCGACGACGGCGTGCTCGTCGATCAGTACATGGGGACGAACGTCGAGGACGTCTACGCGGCTGGCGACATCACCCGATACTACGACGTCATCCTCGAGGACCGGACCCAGAACGGGTCGTGGGGATCGGCCAAGGAACAGGGCGTCGTCGCCGGCAAGAACATGGCCACCGACGAGGCGACCAGCGAGTTCCGGTATGTCCCCTCCTACTCGATCACGCACTTCGACTTCCCGTTTCTCTCCTTCGGCCACCCGACGATCGGCGAGGAAGAGGCCGAGCGCAAGTATTCCGACGACGAGTGGCGCCGGCTCACGTTCAAGAACGGCAAACTGATCGGCGGCGTGTTGATCGGCGACCTCTCCCAGCAGAGCACGTTCAAGAAAATCATCCGCCAGGAGCGCCCGGTCGCCGACCAGAAGGAGGCGCTGCTCGAGAGAGAGGTCGATCTGGACGCGCTCGCGCCGTCGCCGATCGAGTGA
- the pdxS gene encoding pyridoxal 5'-phosphate synthase lyase subunit PdxS, with protein sequence MPEDLEDLKRGTELVKRGFAKMQKGGVIMDVVNREQARIAEDVGAVAVMSLEAVPADIRKRGGVARMADPADVEEIIDEVSIPVMGKSRIGHTKEAEILEAVGVDMIDESEVLTPADDRYHIDKREFTSPFVCGARNLGEALRRIDEGAAMIRTKGEAGTGDVNQAVHHQRNIKGSIRKLEGMTHEEREKWAREHEAPADLVHETAEMGRLPVVNFAAGGIATPADAALMMHHGCDGIFVGSGIFGAEDPEAMGTAIVEAVNNWDDPEKLAEISSNIGSGMKGDANADLPEEEQLQDRGV encoded by the coding sequence ATGCCAGAAGACCTCGAAGACCTCAAGCGCGGGACCGAACTGGTCAAGCGCGGCTTCGCGAAGATGCAGAAGGGCGGCGTCATCATGGACGTCGTCAACCGAGAACAGGCGCGGATCGCCGAGGACGTGGGCGCGGTCGCAGTTATGTCTCTGGAGGCTGTCCCGGCGGACATCCGCAAGCGCGGCGGCGTCGCCCGGATGGCCGATCCAGCGGACGTCGAGGAGATCATCGACGAGGTGTCGATCCCGGTGATGGGCAAGTCCCGGATCGGCCACACCAAGGAAGCCGAGATCCTCGAAGCGGTCGGCGTCGACATGATCGACGAGTCGGAGGTCCTGACGCCCGCCGACGACCGCTATCACATCGACAAGCGCGAGTTCACCTCGCCCTTTGTCTGTGGCGCGCGAAACCTCGGCGAGGCGCTGCGCCGGATCGACGAGGGCGCGGCGATGATCCGGACGAAAGGCGAGGCCGGCACCGGCGACGTCAACCAGGCGGTCCACCACCAGCGCAACATCAAGGGCTCGATCCGCAAACTCGAGGGGATGACCCACGAGGAACGCGAGAAGTGGGCCCGCGAGCACGAAGCGCCCGCCGATCTGGTCCACGAGACCGCCGAGATGGGCCGGCTCCCCGTGGTCAACTTCGCCGCCGGCGGGATCGCCACGCCCGCCGACGCGGCGCTGATGATGCACCACGGCTGTGACGGCATCTTCGTCGGCAGCGGCATCTTCGGGGCCGAGGACCCCGAAGCGATGGGGACGGCCATCGTCGAGGCCGTCAACAACTGGGACGACCCCGAGAAACTGGCCGAGATCTCCTCGAACATCGGCTCGGGCATGAAAGGCGACGCCAACGCGGACCTGCCCGAGGAAGAGCAGCTGCAGGATCGCGGCGTCTAG
- a CDS encoding CNNM domain-containing protein, whose translation MSTVEIVARLIAGVGLILGNAFFVAIEFALTRTRQYSKDEFLEEGSRGLRRAWEMTSDLEIYLTSCQVGITATSIAVGIVAEPALAFLLEPVFANTALASAGAGGVIAFLIINLVHLTHGEQTPTYLGVERTRLVARYGAEPLYWFHFLISPMIIVGDSVAKWTLKLFGIEMTGAWLETEADSIETRAELRNRLGSVLEAGELSDERRSEVLNALDIGDSTVADIMVDREAIVALSTEVDLDENLDRMDGTPHVRFPLVEDELEDFVGVIYAPTVLHNLDALARGDTTLRELATPPMTVAADTVVSDFIDQCQAENQELALVLDGGEVVGLVTATDAFEEVLGELEDPMDRKA comes from the coding sequence ATGTCCACCGTCGAGATCGTCGCTCGGCTGATCGCAGGGGTCGGACTGATCCTCGGCAACGCGTTCTTCGTCGCGATCGAGTTCGCGCTGACACGGACCCGCCAGTACAGCAAAGACGAGTTCCTCGAGGAAGGGTCGCGGGGGCTTCGTCGCGCCTGGGAGATGACCAGCGACCTGGAGATCTATCTCACCAGCTGTCAGGTGGGGATCACCGCGACTAGCATCGCGGTCGGGATCGTCGCCGAGCCGGCGCTGGCGTTCCTGCTCGAGCCGGTGTTCGCCAACACGGCGCTGGCGTCGGCGGGCGCGGGCGGCGTCATCGCCTTCCTGATCATCAATCTCGTCCATCTCACCCACGGCGAGCAGACGCCGACGTATCTGGGCGTCGAGCGGACGCGGCTGGTCGCCAGGTACGGCGCGGAGCCGCTGTACTGGTTTCACTTCCTGATCTCGCCGATGATCATCGTCGGCGACAGCGTCGCCAAGTGGACGCTCAAACTCTTCGGGATCGAGATGACCGGCGCGTGGCTCGAAACCGAGGCCGACTCCATCGAGACGCGGGCGGAACTGCGGAACCGTCTGGGGTCGGTACTGGAGGCGGGCGAACTGAGCGACGAGCGCCGCTCGGAGGTGCTGAACGCCCTCGATATCGGGGACAGCACCGTCGCGGACATCATGGTCGACCGCGAGGCGATCGTCGCGCTCTCGACTGAGGTGGACCTCGACGAGAACCTCGATCGAATGGACGGGACGCCCCATGTACGATTCCCGCTCGTCGAGGACGAACTCGAAGACTTCGTCGGCGTGATCTACGCGCCGACCGTGCTCCACAACCTGGACGCGCTGGCGAGGGGCGATACGACGCTCCGGGAACTGGCGACGCCACCGATGACCGTCGCGGCCGATACGGTCGTCAGCGATTTCATCGACCAGTGCCAGGCAGAGAACCAGGAACTCGCGCTGGTGCTCGACGGCGGTGAAGTCGTCGGACTCGTCACCGCGACCGACGCCTTCGAAGAAGTGCTGGGTGAACTTGAGGATCCGATGGATCGGAAGGCCTAG